A single window of Flagellimonas maritima DNA harbors:
- a CDS encoding enoyl-ACP reductase FabI, translating to MAYNLLKGKKGIIFGALDENSIAWKTAERVHEEGGTFVLTNAPIAMRMGQIKELAEKTNSQIIPADATSEEDLQNLVTQSMEILGGKLDFVLHSIGMSVNVRKGRAYTDEKYDFTTKGWDVSALSFHKVMQSLYKADAMNEWGSIVALTYMAAQRTFPDYNDMADNKAYLESVARSFGYFFGKEKRVRVNTISQSPTPTTAGQGVKGFDGFISYAEKMSPLGNASAADCANYTVSLFSDLTKKVTMQNLYHDGGFSNTGVSQEVIDEFSE from the coding sequence ATGGCATATAATCTTTTAAAAGGCAAAAAAGGAATCATATTTGGCGCACTGGATGAGAATTCCATAGCTTGGAAAACAGCGGAACGTGTTCATGAAGAAGGTGGAACCTTTGTATTGACCAACGCGCCCATTGCAATGCGTATGGGACAGATTAAGGAGTTGGCCGAAAAGACAAATTCCCAAATAATTCCCGCTGATGCCACAAGTGAAGAGGATTTACAGAACTTGGTAACACAGTCCATGGAAATTCTGGGCGGTAAGTTGGATTTTGTATTGCATTCCATTGGTATGTCCGTAAATGTTAGAAAAGGGAGGGCATATACAGATGAGAAGTATGATTTTACAACAAAGGGATGGGATGTTTCTGCACTTTCATTTCATAAGGTAATGCAATCATTGTACAAGGCTGATGCCATGAACGAGTGGGGCAGTATTGTTGCCTTAACCTATATGGCGGCACAAAGAACTTTCCCGGACTACAATGATATGGCTGATAACAAAGCGTATTTGGAATCTGTTGCAAGAAGTTTTGGCTACTTTTTTGGAAAGGAAAAAAGGGTGAGGGTCAACACAATTTCCCAGTCGCCAACCCCAACTACTGCGGGGCAAGGTGTAAAAGGTTTTGATGGCTTTATCAGTTATGCCGAGAAGATGTCCCCACTTGGAAATGCTTCGGCGGCGGACTGCGCAAATTATACCGTAAGTCTTTTTTCAGATTTGACAAAGAAAGTCACTAT